A portion of the Rhodopseudomonas sp. BAL398 genome contains these proteins:
- a CDS encoding cytochrome b: protein MTTTTIDSAGKHPSEYGAFAVALHWVIFFAIIALFALVNYAGSLDKTDPMRGTAMDWHKAIGTVVLGLALLRIFWNKVHGAPDLVPTSRLTDVLARISHGLLYLLLLAVPATGLGMVLSAGRGVTLLGIPPLFAPNKSLAGLLHETHETLFWVTVALVGVHVVAALWHHYIRHDSTLGRMVPWLRGKA, encoded by the coding sequence ATGACGACAACCACCATCGATTCTGCCGGCAAACACCCCAGCGAATACGGCGCTTTCGCCGTGGCTCTGCATTGGGTGATCTTCTTTGCCATCATCGCGTTGTTCGCGCTGGTGAACTACGCAGGAAGTCTGGACAAGACCGATCCCATGCGCGGCACGGCGATGGATTGGCACAAGGCGATCGGCACGGTCGTGCTCGGCCTCGCTTTGCTACGGATCTTCTGGAACAAGGTGCACGGCGCGCCGGATCTGGTGCCGACCTCGCGCCTGACCGATGTTCTCGCAAGGATCAGCCACGGCCTGCTCTATCTGCTGCTGCTGGCGGTGCCGGCCACCGGCCTCGGCATGGTGCTGAGCGCCGGGCGCGGCGTCACTTTGCTCGGCATTCCGCCGCTGTTCGCGCCGAACAAGTCGCTCGCGGGACTGCTGCACGAGACCCATGAAACGCTGTTCTGGGTCACCGTCGCGCTGGTCGGCGTCCATGTCGTCGCGGCGCTGTGGCACCATTATATCCGCCACGACTCCACGCTCGGCCGCATGGTGCCGTGGTTGCGCGGCAAGGCGTAA
- a CDS encoding methyl-accepting chemotaxis protein: MNLLSQLTIRTKISAMVALTAVAVCAVVAVAASVSQKRMLHDRTAELRTAVDIVTGIAQSLHNEVLAGKLTRAEAETTFRTRAAGMRFSDGHGYPAAYRVSNLEVMMNASNSKLEGKITGTKDSNGVEVTRAIVNAARANAEGGTATYLWPRPGQTTPIEKLVFARVFQPWDIAVAAGLYVDDLDADVRALTLRLAAVGAAVLALVGLLSWLIARDVLGALKRQQARMQSIATGSLDEPVGETDRGDEIGRMAETLEMLRQTAMTARTLETEQAALKQRSEAEKRDALIALAERFDASVGQLVALMASGSTELEATAQSMSSTADRTNQQATVVASAANEASNRVQTVASAAEELTSSITEISRQVAQSAKISDHAVASARRTDSIVRALADGAQQIEHVAELISSIAGQTNLLALNATIEAARAGDAGRGFAVVASEVKSLAGQTAEATKEIGNRISQIQTATNEAVDAIKGITTTIEEISAISATIAAAIEQQGAATSEIARNVTQTAQATQDVTTNIGGVSAAANETGGAADLVLTSASSLSKQAEQLAGEVTTFLAGVRAA, translated from the coding sequence ATGAACCTCCTCAGTCAACTCACGATCCGCACCAAGATTTCCGCCATGGTGGCGCTGACAGCCGTGGCGGTCTGCGCCGTTGTCGCAGTGGCCGCCTCGGTCAGCCAGAAGCGCATGTTGCATGATCGGACGGCGGAGTTGCGAACGGCGGTGGACATCGTCACCGGCATCGCGCAATCGCTGCATAACGAGGTCCTCGCCGGCAAGCTGACCCGGGCCGAGGCGGAGACGACGTTTCGCACCCGCGCCGCCGGCATGAGATTCAGCGACGGACATGGCTATCCAGCCGCTTACCGTGTGTCGAATCTCGAAGTGATGATGAATGCATCCAATTCGAAACTCGAAGGCAAGATCACCGGCACAAAAGATTCCAACGGCGTCGAGGTCACCAGAGCAATCGTCAACGCCGCCCGTGCGAATGCCGAGGGCGGCACCGCGACCTATCTGTGGCCTCGCCCCGGCCAGACCACGCCCATTGAGAAGCTGGTGTTCGCCCGCGTCTTCCAGCCCTGGGATATCGCCGTCGCCGCCGGCCTCTATGTCGACGATCTCGACGCCGACGTCCGCGCGCTGACGCTTCGCTTGGCCGCGGTCGGCGCCGCGGTGTTGGCGCTGGTGGGGCTGTTGTCCTGGCTGATCGCCCGCGACGTGCTGGGCGCGCTGAAACGCCAGCAGGCCCGGATGCAGTCGATCGCGACCGGCTCGCTCGACGAGCCGGTCGGCGAGACCGATCGGGGCGATGAAATCGGCCGCATGGCCGAAACGCTGGAGATGCTGCGGCAGACCGCAATGACCGCGCGCACGCTCGAGACCGAACAGGCAGCCTTGAAACAGCGCAGCGAAGCTGAAAAACGTGACGCGCTGATCGCGCTGGCGGAGCGTTTCGACGCCTCGGTCGGACAATTGGTTGCGCTGATGGCCTCAGGATCGACCGAGTTGGAGGCGACGGCGCAATCGATGAGCAGCACCGCCGATCGGACCAACCAGCAAGCGACCGTGGTTGCCTCGGCCGCGAACGAGGCCAGCAACCGGGTGCAGACGGTGGCCTCCGCCGCCGAGGAGCTGACCTCGTCGATTACCGAGATCAGCCGCCAGGTGGCGCAATCCGCCAAGATCAGCGACCACGCCGTCGCCAGCGCGCGCCGCACCGACAGCATCGTGCGTGCGCTGGCCGACGGCGCGCAACAGATCGAGCACGTCGCGGAATTGATATCGAGCATTGCCGGCCAGACCAATCTGCTCGCGCTCAATGCCACGATCGAGGCGGCTCGCGCCGGCGACGCCGGCCGCGGCTTCGCGGTGGTTGCGTCGGAAGTCAAAAGCCTCGCCGGGCAGACCGCCGAAGCCACCAAGGAGATCGGCAACCGCATCTCGCAGATCCAGACCGCCACCAACGAGGCCGTCGATGCGATCAAGGGGATCACCACCACTATCGAGGAGATCAGTGCGATCTCCGCCACCATCGCAGCCGCGATCGAGCAACAAGGTGCGGCCACCTCGGAAATCGCCCGCAACGTCACCCAGACTGCGCAGGCCACCCAGGACGTCACCACCAATATCGGCGGAGTCAGCGCCGCCGCCAACGAAACCGGTGGCGCCGCCGATCTGGTGCTGACGTCGGCCTCCAGCCTGTCGAAACAGGCCGAGCAGCTGGCGGGTGAAGTCACCACCTTCCTGGCCGGTGTCCGCGCCGCCTGA